Proteins from a genomic interval of Beijerinckia indica subsp. indica ATCC 9039:
- a CDS encoding UDP-N-acetylmuramoyl-L-alanyl-D-glutamate--2,6-diaminopimelate ligase produces MRLDALFPDALIEPPAFGAREIAGLACDSRLVAKDQVFFAVPGTKADGLTYAPEAVRRGALAVVTEQSASVPFETAALVKVADVRSALAIASARFYARQPETVVAVTGTSGKTSVAAFARQIWASLGFKAASVGTLGVVAPDGASYGGLTTPDPISLHRTLDELAGAGVTHLALEASSHGLDQHRLDYVRLKAAGFTNLSRDHLDYHPTLEAYFQAKLLLFTHVLPADGTVVVDADSSAGHEVIDVAKARGLKVFSLGFAGETLHLLEARPEAAATLLRLTFAGKDWALRLPLVGSFQAANALMAAGLCISTGAAPDAVFAALERLEGAPGRLEKVGERRGASIFVDYAHKPDALEKALQALRPFTQKRLIVIFGCGGDRDAGKRPLMGEIAARLADHVIVTDDNPRSEDPDLIRKAILQGAGSGPHIREIGDREAAIKSGIGMLEPGDLLLIAGKGHETGQILADRTLPFSDRDCARAALEDHAA; encoded by the coding sequence ATGCGGCTTGATGCACTCTTCCCCGATGCATTAATCGAACCGCCGGCTTTTGGTGCGCGTGAGATCGCTGGCCTTGCCTGTGACAGCCGATTGGTTGCCAAGGATCAAGTCTTTTTCGCCGTTCCTGGCACCAAGGCGGATGGTTTGACCTATGCGCCCGAGGCGGTGCGGCGTGGTGCCTTGGCCGTCGTCACGGAACAATCCGCATCGGTGCCGTTCGAAACGGCGGCTCTGGTCAAAGTCGCGGATGTTCGTTCCGCGCTCGCGATTGCCTCGGCCCGTTTCTATGCGCGCCAGCCTGAAACCGTGGTTGCGGTGACGGGGACCAGCGGCAAGACATCGGTCGCAGCCTTTGCCCGGCAGATCTGGGCCAGCCTGGGGTTCAAGGCCGCTTCTGTCGGCACTTTGGGCGTCGTGGCCCCGGATGGCGCGAGCTATGGCGGTCTGACGACGCCTGATCCGATCAGCCTGCATCGCACGCTCGATGAATTGGCCGGCGCCGGCGTGACGCATCTTGCCTTGGAAGCGTCCTCGCACGGGCTCGATCAGCATCGGCTGGATTATGTGCGGCTGAAGGCGGCGGGTTTCACCAATCTCTCGCGCGATCATCTCGATTATCATCCGACCCTCGAAGCCTATTTCCAGGCGAAGCTCCTGCTCTTCACCCATGTCTTGCCGGCTGACGGCACGGTGGTGGTCGATGCCGACAGTTCCGCCGGCCATGAGGTGATCGATGTCGCCAAGGCGCGCGGGCTGAAGGTCTTTTCCTTAGGGTTTGCGGGCGAGACACTGCACCTCCTCGAGGCCAGACCCGAGGCGGCGGCGACTTTGCTGCGCTTGACCTTCGCAGGCAAGGATTGGGCCTTGCGCCTGCCTCTGGTTGGGAGTTTCCAAGCTGCCAATGCCTTGATGGCGGCTGGCCTTTGCATCAGCACCGGCGCTGCGCCGGACGCGGTTTTTGCCGCGCTTGAAAGGCTCGAAGGTGCCCCTGGCCGCCTCGAAAAGGTCGGTGAACGGCGTGGTGCGTCCATTTTCGTCGATTATGCCCACAAGCCCGATGCGCTGGAAAAAGCCTTGCAGGCCTTGCGGCCCTTCACGCAAAAGAGGCTGATCGTGATTTTCGGGTGTGGTGGCGATCGCGATGCCGGCAAGCGGCCCCTGATGGGTGAAATCGCTGCGCGGCTCGCCGATCATGTCATTGTCACCGATGACAATCCGCGCAGCGAGGATCCAGATCTCATTCGCAAGGCCATTCTGCAAGGGGCTGGTTCAGGTCCTCATATTCGCGAGATCGGCGATCGCGAGGCGGCGATCAAAAGCGGAATTGGCATGCTGGAGCCCGGCGATCTTCTGCTGATTGCTGGCAAGGGCCATGAAACCGGCCAGATCCTGGCTGACAGGACGCTGCCCTTTTCCGATCGCGATTGCGCCCGCGCGGCGCTTGAGGACCATGCTGCATGA
- a CDS encoding UDP-N-acetylmuramoylalanyl-D-glutamyl-2,6-diaminopimelate--D-alanyl-D-alanine ligase, whose amino-acid sequence MNEILMPESVDKEILWTPLGLVTPLQARVSGHVPLRPARGISIDTRTLREDDLFFAIKGDNSDGHDYVPAAFAKGAMAAVVDEAHADRLAAHGPLYVVHEVLPALERLGQAARRRVEARVVAVTGSVGKTSTKEALRLVLTQGGSVHASVASYNNHWGVPLTLARMPRDARFGIFEIGMNHPGEITPLVGMVRPHVAIITTVAPVHLEYFENVEAIADAKAEIFSGLVPGGVAIIHRDIPQFERLAEAARHSPAGLIASFGTHEKADARLLDLTPSSDHSMVKASIQGETLTYRLGAPGRHFAENSLAVLLAAKACGVPLEDAAAVLAFCAPQAGRGQQLVLEAGDGPFRLIDESYNANPASMRAALEMAGTLPLEGVGRRIAILGDMLELGPQAPDLHAQLADILREACFDLVFAAGPLMRHLYDALPSGLRGEWRAKAEDLVPIVGATVQRNDIVLVKGSNGSRMKLLVESLKDKARRAGAETV is encoded by the coding sequence ATGAACGAGATTTTGATGCCCGAAAGCGTCGATAAGGAGATTTTGTGGACGCCGCTCGGTCTCGTCACGCCTTTGCAGGCCCGTGTCAGTGGTCATGTTCCGTTGCGCCCGGCGCGCGGGATTTCCATCGATACGCGGACATTGCGCGAGGATGATCTCTTCTTCGCCATCAAGGGTGATAACAGCGATGGCCACGATTACGTCCCCGCGGCCTTCGCCAAGGGCGCCATGGCGGCGGTCGTCGATGAAGCTCATGCCGACCGTCTAGCAGCGCATGGCCCTCTCTATGTCGTGCATGAGGTTCTGCCGGCGCTCGAACGCCTTGGCCAGGCGGCGCGCCGGCGCGTCGAGGCTCGCGTCGTCGCGGTGACGGGATCGGTCGGCAAAACCTCGACCAAAGAGGCTCTGCGGCTGGTCTTGACCCAGGGCGGCTCTGTCCATGCCTCGGTCGCGTCTTATAATAATCATTGGGGCGTGCCGTTGACCCTCGCGCGCATGCCGCGCGACGCGCGTTTCGGGATTTTCGAGATCGGCATGAATCATCCGGGCGAAATCACTCCGCTCGTTGGCATGGTGCGACCGCATGTTGCGATCATCACCACGGTGGCTCCGGTCCATCTCGAATATTTCGAGAATGTCGAGGCGATCGCCGACGCAAAGGCTGAGATTTTCTCAGGATTGGTGCCGGGCGGCGTCGCGATCATCCATCGTGATATTCCGCAGTTCGAGCGGCTGGCCGAGGCGGCGAGACATTCGCCCGCCGGATTGATCGCCAGTTTCGGCACGCATGAGAAAGCCGATGCGCGTCTTCTCGATCTGACACCATCATCCGATCATTCGATGGTCAAGGCCTCCATCCAGGGAGAGACCCTGACTTATCGCCTTGGCGCGCCGGGCCGGCATTTCGCGGAAAATTCCCTGGCTGTCCTGCTCGCCGCCAAGGCCTGCGGCGTCCCGCTCGAGGATGCCGCCGCTGTCCTTGCCTTTTGCGCGCCCCAGGCCGGGCGCGGCCAGCAACTGGTCCTGGAAGCGGGTGATGGCCCCTTCCGTCTCATTGATGAAAGCTATAATGCCAATCCGGCCTCCATGCGCGCGGCGTTGGAAATGGCCGGCACTTTGCCGTTGGAAGGGGTCGGCCGGCGCATCGCCATCCTGGGTGATATGCTGGAATTAGGCCCCCAGGCTCCGGATTTACATGCTCAATTGGCTGATATCCTGCGTGAGGCATGTTTCGATCTCGTCTTCGCGGCGGGTCCCTTGATGCGGCATCTCTATGACGCGCTGCCGAGCGGTCTGCGCGGGGAATGGCGCGCGAAGGCCGAGGATCTCGTGCCGATCGTCGGCGCCACGGTCCAGCGCAATGATATTGTGCTTGTCAAAGGCTCGAACGGCAGCCGCATGAAACTGCTGGTCGAAAGCCTCAAGGACAAGGCGCGGCGGGCGGGAGCGGAAACGGTCTAA
- the mraY gene encoding phospho-N-acetylmuramoyl-pentapeptide-transferase — MLTWLAEFAVYFTPLNLFRYITFRTGGAIATALFFVFFFGPNIIKSLRIKQGKGQPIRSDGPQSHLLTKKGTPTMGGLMILSGLFVSTLLWANLSNHYVWVVLWVMLGYGAIGFYDDYLKVTKQTHNGFSGRGRLACEAGVALVACIAMMKLGTPHMTSLAFPAVNGYVVDLGLFFLIFGPFVIVASGNAVNLTDGLDGLAIVPVMIAAGTFGIIAYLVGNAIYSDYLRINFVPGAGELAVVSGAVIGAGLGFLWFNAPPAQIFMGDTGSLALGGLLGTIAVAIKHEMVLAIVGGLFALETLSVIVQVVSFKLTGKRVFKMAPIHHHFEQLGWSEPQVVVRFWIIAFVLALVGLSTLKLR; from the coding sequence ATGCTGACCTGGCTTGCCGAATTCGCGGTCTATTTCACACCGCTCAACCTGTTTCGCTATATCACCTTCCGGACCGGAGGGGCGATCGCGACCGCTTTGTTCTTTGTGTTCTTCTTTGGTCCCAACATCATCAAATCGCTGCGCATCAAACAGGGTAAGGGCCAGCCGATCCGGAGCGATGGACCACAATCGCATCTTCTGACCAAGAAGGGCACGCCCACCATGGGCGGCTTGATGATCCTTTCGGGTCTCTTCGTCTCGACTTTGCTCTGGGCCAATCTATCCAATCATTATGTCTGGGTCGTGCTCTGGGTCATGCTCGGTTATGGCGCCATCGGTTTTTATGATGATTATCTCAAGGTGACGAAACAGACCCACAACGGCTTTTCCGGCCGGGGGCGTCTGGCCTGCGAGGCGGGGGTGGCGCTGGTCGCCTGCATCGCCATGATGAAACTGGGCACGCCGCATATGACCTCCCTCGCTTTTCCGGCGGTCAATGGCTATGTCGTCGATCTCGGTCTCTTCTTTCTGATCTTCGGGCCTTTTGTGATCGTCGCCTCGGGCAATGCGGTCAATCTGACCGATGGTCTCGACGGCCTCGCCATCGTGCCTGTGATGATCGCGGCGGGAACTTTCGGGATCATCGCCTATCTCGTTGGTAATGCCATCTACTCCGATTATCTGCGCATTAATTTCGTGCCCGGCGCCGGTGAACTCGCCGTGGTCAGTGGCGCGGTCATCGGCGCAGGTCTCGGCTTTTTGTGGTTCAACGCGCCGCCCGCGCAGATTTTCATGGGCGATACCGGTTCATTGGCGCTCGGTGGCCTGCTTGGTACCATTGCCGTCGCGATCAAACATGAAATGGTGCTTGCCATTGTCGGCGGCCTTTTCGCGCTCGAAACGCTTTCGGTCATTGTGCAGGTCGTGTCCTTTAAGCTGACCGGCAAGCGCGTCTTCAAAATGGCGCCGATCCATCATCATTTCGAACAACTCGGCTGGTCCGAGCCGCAGGTCGTGGTCCGTTTCTGGATCATTGCCTTCGTGCTCGCGCTCGTCGGCCTTTCGACCTTGAAGCTGAGGTAG